The region GCCATAACCAAGGTGCCGAGGATCGTAATTCCGGAGAACAAGAAAGCGTAGCGAGACGTCTTGGCTTGATCTTGAACCATGTTGAAGCGGGTCACCGCCAAAAAGTAAAGAAGTACCAGGTTGGTGACGACTCCCCAAAGGGCCACCGGAACTCCGAAAAGAGCCGAGTATTTACTCGCCGTTACAGCATCACAATTAAGGACTTCGTTGATATTACATGCGGAACCGCCCTCAGCTGTTCCATATTTCAACCCATAGTAGTGAAGAGTCAGGTAAAGATGCACGCCGATGGCGATCAAAGTGGCAATCAGGGCAAGATTCAAAAACTTCTTTTTGCTAGATGCTGTATTTTTCATGCTCCCATTGAATCGTAGATTCGTGTTTGAAATCAATCAAAATTATGTAAAAATCGGAAGCACGCTATCAAGGAAGACAGCATTGAACGACTTACAGAAGTGGATTCGCATCCGCAAAGAGCTTTATCTCCAGATGCAACGTCAGGTTCGCCACAGACTGGGCGAGGACACGCCTGAGTTAATGCGCTACCATAAGACTTATAATAAAGAGTTTCTCAAAAAATGGACAGCGTCTAATAAAGAAGCGCTCTGGGAGCAGGTGTCGCAATCTCAAGTCGTGATGATAGGTGATTTTCACGCACTTCATCAATCGCAGAAAGCTCAATTGCGAATACTGCGCAGCCTGCCTAAGGGGCGCAAAGTTGTTTTAGCGGTGGAGTTCTTCGAAGCTGCGGATCAAGAAAAAATCGACAAATACCTTTCGGGTAAACTTTCGGAGAAAGAATTTTTAAAAGCCGTGCAGTGGCAGTCGAAATGGGGATTTCCTTGGGAGCACTATCGTCCTTTAATGCGCTGGGCTCAGAAACATAAGATTTCTGTTCGCGGGTTGAATAAGAGTTATAAAAAAAGAACCGCCATCACTCTGAAATCCCGGGATGTCTTTGCTGGTAAAAAGATTGCAGAGCTCGTCAGTGAGTTTCCCGATCATTTGGTTTTCGTTATCTACGGCGATTTGCATTTGGCTGCACCCCATATTCCGGAAGAAACCACAAAAATTCTGGGGAAACCTTTCGCGAAAAAGATTCTGCGTATCTTTCAGAATTCCGAATCCATCTATTTTCAGTTACTGAATAAAGAACTTGAGGCTTCGACAGACTTAGTGCGACTTTCGCAAAATATTTTTTGTCTGATGAGTGTGCCTCCTTGGGTGAAGTGGCAAAATTATCTCATGTACCTTGAGCAAACTTACGATCTGGGTTTGCAGTATGAAGACGAAGATGATGACGATGATGAGCAATTAGACTATACCGATCATGTCGGTCGCTATGTAAAAATCATTGCCGAAGAACTGGGGCTGAATGTTTCAGTGGATGCGCTGTCTGTGTACACGGCGCGAGACAGTTCGTTTTGGGTCCAGGCCCGGGAATCCTACGATGTAAAAACGTTGCGTTGGATTGAAGAGATGATCGCAGAAGGAATGTCTTTTTATCTTCCAGAGATCAAGGCCGCTTATCTGGCACGTGCGACTGTGAATCATGCGGCTTCGTTAGCCATGCGCTACGTTCACGCGCAAAGCAGTTCAATGACGAAGTTGCCGACGGATGTGCCGTCTGATTTTCTGAGTCTGATTTGGCTTGAAGGCACGGCTTATTTTGGGTCTAAAATTATCAACCATAAAAGAAAAACAGATACGATTGCGGACATTAAAGCAAGCTTAGCATCGCGGGGACCTTCTGAGTTGGGTAAAGAGGCTTTGCAGTTGGCGCTAGCGCAAAAAATGCATGAGTTGATGGTTATCACTGGAGTTCCCGGGCATCGCTTGCAAGCCAAGCCACGAAAGAAGTGGAGCTACATGATTGCGGCGCAACTACTGGGTGGTATGTTGGGTGAAAGACTTTATAATGGCTATCGTAAGAAGATGGTTTCAACAACAACACTGCGACATTTTTTAGCGAAACCTGTTGATAGCAAACATTTTCAAGTGGCCTACTATGATATGCTAGAAGTGATTGAAAGTTTGCCGACTTTGTTTCACAGCAAGAAGGAAAAGTTATGAAAAGCAACTCGTGGTTTTACAACAAAGATTTAAAGCCTCAAGGTCCTTTGTC is a window of Bdellovibrio bacteriovorus DNA encoding:
- a CDS encoding ChaN family lipoprotein, yielding MNDLQKWIRIRKELYLQMQRQVRHRLGEDTPELMRYHKTYNKEFLKKWTASNKEALWEQVSQSQVVMIGDFHALHQSQKAQLRILRSLPKGRKVVLAVEFFEAADQEKIDKYLSGKLSEKEFLKAVQWQSKWGFPWEHYRPLMRWAQKHKISVRGLNKSYKKRTAITLKSRDVFAGKKIAELVSEFPDHLVFVIYGDLHLAAPHIPEETTKILGKPFAKKILRIFQNSESIYFQLLNKELEASTDLVRLSQNIFCLMSVPPWVKWQNYLMYLEQTYDLGLQYEDEDDDDDEQLDYTDHVGRYVKIIAEELGLNVSVDALSVYTARDSSFWVQARESYDVKTLRWIEEMIAEGMSFYLPEIKAAYLARATVNHAASLAMRYVHAQSSSMTKLPTDVPSDFLSLIWLEGTAYFGSKIINHKRKTDTIADIKASLASRGPSELGKEALQLALAQKMHELMVITGVPGHRLQAKPRKKWSYMIAAQLLGGMLGERLYNGYRKKMVSTTTLRHFLAKPVDSKHFQVAYYDMLEVIESLPTLFHSKKEKL